Proteins encoded together in one Lathyrus oleraceus cultivar Zhongwan6 chromosome 5, CAAS_Psat_ZW6_1.0, whole genome shotgun sequence window:
- the LOC127085498 gene encoding uncharacterized protein LOC127085498: MQRRSNDQPHKVDPCDICGDVGFAELCVACTKCNVFREHIYCMRKNLIEIPDYWFCETCQSKNGTTSPCEVKQDIGLQVSARKQSFRTGPTGKVKYLHEDEVIKLSSCNTSMKSTPGSSTLPMTKKASSTLPITRRPHVAYKSVVPKSPSLTVKPNSSIAPMAHGKFPRNGVLKNPMNDQHASSLKGPTKENRSVSEGRMSTPVPERKVQPLQIEKPTRREPCKDLAATKSLPVAASDAVAECNGFNREESKIQSIHENFIHDRKYFPSSIRAWSGQFQILQSSASVEFYDGFEAKPPCVVNRKAYNLSNKIPSVLQLESLSALNVLTDVFQNYSPTLQDIALYFFPSDNQERSRKSLNSLLKFMNDENSMLRSLIDGVELLVFTSHQLNEHSRGTIAAVHEGYFLWGVFRSKKSDTSNERSPVMDPVDMDIDMIGGNDIAGRVDNVLNDSLRSPSQVPLEGTPLQRFTSIKVEEKTLTPSSNLNLNGGDKSISSRDLKKKIKSEHSWDPSSWSPVRKYRKMHDILERVPPGFEAHGHRAAKPSNIKRRDYLY; this comes from the exons ATGCAGCGAAGAAGCAACGATCAACCTCACAAG GTTGATCCATGTGATATCTGTGGTGATGTTGGTTTTGCTGAATTATGTGTCGCTTGCACTAAATGCAATGTATTTCGGGAACATAT TTACTGCATGCGAAAGAATCTCATTGAAATTCCAGATTACTGGTTTTGTGAAACATGCCAATCCAAAAACGGTACAACTTCACCATGTGAAGTGAAACAGGATATTGGCTTGCAGGTTTCCGCACGGAAGCAATCTTTTAGAACAGGACCAACAGGGAAAGTGAAGTACCTTCACGAGGATGAAGTCATCAAACTTTCTAGCTGTAATACTTCTATGAAATCCACTCCAGGTAGCTCTACTTTACCGATGACCAAGAAGGCTAGTTCTACTTTGCCGATTACCAGAAGGCCACATGTAGCATACAAAAGTGTTGTTCCGAAGAGTCCTTCCCTGACTGTGAAGCCAAATTCTAGCATAGCACCTATGGCACATGGAAAGTTTCCAAGAAATGGAGTTCTGAAAAATCCAATGAATGATCAACATGCTTCATCATTGAAAG GACCAACAAAGGAAAATAGATCCGTATCTGAGGGGCGAATGAGTACACCAGTACCCGAGAGAAAAGTTCAACCTCTTCAGATAGAAAAGCCTACACGAAGGGAGCCTTGTAAAGATTTAGCTGCTACTAAATCTTTACCTGTTGCTGCTTCAG ATGCTGTTGCTGAGTGTAACGGATTTAACCGGGAAGAAAGCAAGATTCAAAGTATTCATGAAAACTTCATTCATGATCGTAAATATTTCCCCTCTTCAATTCGTGCTTGGAG TGGCCAATTCCAAATTCTTCAATCATCTGCATCTGTTGAATTTTATGATGGGTTTGAGGCCAAACCTCCATGCGTTGTTAATAGGAAGGCATACAATCTTTCAAACAAAATTCCGTCAGTACTTCAACTGGAATCACTATCTGCTTTGAATGTCTTGACTGATGTATTCCAGAACTATTCTCCCACTCTTCAAGATATCGCATTATATTTCTTTCCATCAGATAACCAAGAGAG GTCCAGAAAGAGCTTAAACAGTCTATTGaagtttatgaatgatgaaaactcAATGCTGAGAAGTTTAATCGATGGAGTGGAGTTGTTGGTCTTTACATCACATCAGCTTAATGAGCATTCAAGGG GTACTATTGCTGCTGTGCATGAAGGATATTTTCTGTGGGGAGTTTTTCGCTCAAAAAAATCTGATACTTCTAATGAAAGATCACCTGTCATGGATCCCGTTGATATGGATATTGATATGATTGGAGGAAATGATATTGCGGGAAGAGTTGATAATGTTCTTAATGACAGTCTCAGAAGTCCCTCTCAGGTTCCTTTGGAAGGCACACCTCTTCAGAGGTTCACTTCTATAAAGGTAGAAGAAAAGACCTTAACCCCTTCAAGCAATTTGAATTTGAATGGTGGGGACAAATCAATTTCGTCTCGAGATCTTAAAAAGAAAATCAAATCTGAGCATTCTTGGGACCCATCATCCTGGAGCCCAGTAAGGAAGTATCGTAAAATGCATGACATACTTGAGAGGGTTCCACCGGGCTTCGAAGCTCATG GACATCGTGCTGCGAAACCCTCAAATATCAAGAGACGAGATTACTTGTATTAG